One window of the Candidatus Rokuibacteriota bacterium genome contains the following:
- a CDS encoding IS3 family transposase: MIEALTPPQGRLSIEGMCALAGVSRATYYRHWRAAAPRVEEMALRDELQRLALAHRHSGYRRLTALVRRAGWAVNHKRVLRLMRTDNLLCLRRRAFVPATTDSRHAWRVVPNLARDLVLTGLDQLWVADLTYLRLLEEFAFLAVVLDAFSRRVIGWAVEGHLKASLALAALHMALAARRPRPGSLIHHSDRGVQYACGEYTALLAAHGIQPSMSRIGSPYDNAKAESFIKTLKQEEVDGRAYRDADEARRSIGTFIEEVYNHQRLHSALAYLTPAEFEATVRPEASALPIRPPGDLSPQTRAAVALGEPA; the protein is encoded by the coding sequence GTGATCGAGGCGCTGACGCCGCCGCAAGGCCGGCTGTCGATCGAAGGCATGTGTGCCCTCGCCGGGGTCAGCCGAGCGACGTATTACCGGCATTGGCGGGCCGCAGCGCCGCGCGTCGAGGAGATGGCCCTGCGCGATGAGCTCCAGCGCCTGGCGCTCGCGCATCGCCACTCCGGCTATCGCCGTCTCACCGCCCTCGTCCGGCGCGCGGGCTGGGCGGTGAACCACAAGCGCGTCCTGCGCCTGATGCGCACGGACAACCTCTTGTGCCTCCGTCGGCGGGCGTTCGTCCCCGCCACGACCGACTCTCGCCACGCCTGGCGCGTGGTGCCGAACCTGGCCCGGGACCTCGTCCTCACCGGCCTCGACCAGCTGTGGGTGGCCGACCTCACCTATCTGCGGCTTCTCGAGGAGTTCGCGTTCCTGGCCGTGGTGCTCGATGCCTTCAGCCGCCGCGTCATCGGGTGGGCAGTGGAGGGGCACTTGAAGGCCAGCCTCGCGCTGGCGGCGCTGCACATGGCGCTGGCCGCCCGCCGGCCCCGGCCCGGGAGCCTCATCCACCACTCCGATCGGGGCGTGCAGTACGCGTGTGGCGAGTACACCGCCCTGCTGGCCGCGCACGGGATCCAGCCGAGCATGAGCCGGATCGGCTCGCCCTACGACAACGCCAAGGCCGAGAGTTTCATCAAGACCCTCAAACAGGAAGAGGTCGACGGGCGGGCGTACCGGGATGCCGACGAGGCGCGCCGCTCGATCGGCACCTTCATCGAGGAGGTCTACAATCACCAGCGGCTGCACTCGGCACTCGCGTACCTGACGCCGGCCGAGTTCGAGGCCACGGTGCGGCCCGAGGCTAGCGCTCTCCCGATCCGGCCTCCCGGCGATCTCAGCCCCCAGACGCGCGCGGCCGTGGCGCTCGGGGAGCCGGCGTGA
- a CDS encoding helix-turn-helix domain-containing protein, with product MPGQRPRVFSGEFKEAAVRRILAGEKVRALARELGLWPKLLYAWRNSYARGGPEALLPPGRPRTGAAPGPRPERAAGAPHRRGDPPAPDRVAELERKVGQQALELDFFARALRHIKASPRPSDGPGAAASST from the coding sequence ATGCCCGGACAACGACCCCGTGTCTTCAGCGGTGAGTTCAAGGAGGCGGCAGTCCGCCGGATCTTGGCGGGTGAGAAGGTCCGGGCGCTGGCGAGGGAGCTCGGGCTGTGGCCGAAGCTCTTGTACGCCTGGCGCAACAGCTACGCGCGGGGCGGCCCTGAAGCCCTGCTCCCACCGGGACGGCCGCGCACGGGCGCGGCTCCGGGGCCGCGGCCGGAGCGCGCCGCGGGCGCGCCCCACCGCCGAGGGGACCCGCCGGCCCCGGACCGCGTCGCGGAGCTGGAGCGCAAGGTGGGTCAGCAAGCGTTGGAGCTCGATTTTTTCGCGCGAGCCTTGCGGCACATCAAGGCGTCACCCCGGCCGAGCGACGGGCCTGGCGCCGCAGCGTCTTCGACGTGA
- a CDS encoding type II toxin-antitoxin system RelE/ParE family toxin — MARYEVNYFDEVLEDDIPGIPANVQDRIERAIEERLKTAPEKYGERLRKSLIGLWKIRVGDYRIIYTIDDKTRHHCHREAVHGEGVCGVWALASTAARRSWPAGYR, encoded by the coding sequence ATGGCCCGCTACGAGGTCAATTACTTCGACGAGGTGCTTGAGGACGACATCCCCGGTATCCCGGCGAACGTCCAGGACCGGATCGAGCGGGCGATTGAGGAGAGGCTCAAGACGGCCCCCGAGAAGTACGGCGAGCGGCTTCGAAAGTCCCTGATCGGCCTCTGGAAGATCCGAGTCGGGGACTATCGGATCATTTACACCATCGACGACAAGACCCGGCACCACTGCCATCGTGAAGCGGTACACGGGGAAGGCGTGTGTGGCGTCTGGGCTCTGGCTTCTACCGCGGCGCGGCGCTCCTGGCCGGCTGGCTATCGCTGA
- a CDS encoding PIN domain-containing protein encodes MILLDTNILVHATGSGSPTYARARELRDRSATGEMDACVAAQVLTEFYAVVTDPHRFRPPLTPAEARRELRAYVESRLTLILPKATTVARMLALARSARVRGGKIFDFFLAATMLDNGVGTIYTENVRDFRGIEGIEPIDPFQPR; translated from the coding sequence ATGATCCTGCTGGACACGAACATCCTGGTTCACGCGACCGGTTCGGGTTCGCCGACGTACGCGAGGGCGAGAGAGCTACGGGACCGAAGTGCCACTGGAGAGATGGACGCGTGCGTTGCGGCCCAAGTGCTTACCGAGTTCTATGCCGTCGTGACTGACCCACACCGCTTTCGGCCACCGCTGACACCGGCCGAGGCTCGACGCGAGCTGCGCGCATATGTTGAGTCGCGCTTGACGCTGATCCTGCCGAAGGCGACCACGGTCGCGCGGATGTTGGCGTTGGCCCGGTCAGCGCGGGTCAGGGGTGGCAAGATCTTTGACTTCTTTCTTGCGGCCACGATGTTGGATAACGGGGTCGGGACGATCTATACCGAAAATGTTCGGGACTTCAGGGGGATCGAAGGAATCGAGCCGATTGACCCCTTTCAGCCCCGGTGA